From Pandoraea vervacti, the proteins below share one genomic window:
- a CDS encoding helix-turn-helix domain-containing protein, translated as MGNFAVRSPTDLTQLLQAFRKQTGLKQSEVATRLGVTQQTISALERNADKVSAERLLQLLSILGVEMILRTDEPSMQRPPPAPTQGTKISTDKEW; from the coding sequence ATGGGTAACTTTGCAGTTCGGTCGCCGACGGACCTTACGCAGTTGCTGCAAGCATTCCGAAAGCAAACAGGCCTGAAGCAGTCGGAAGTCGCGACACGACTGGGCGTCACTCAGCAAACCATCTCCGCGCTGGAGCGCAACGCAGACAAGGTCAGTGCAGAACGGCTCCTTCAGTTACTGAGCATTCTCGGCGTGGAGATGATCCTGCGTACCGACGAGCCCTCCATGCAGCGGCCCCCACCTGCCCCGACCCAAGGGACCAAAATCTCGACTGACAAGGAATGGTAA
- a CDS encoding putative bifunctional diguanylate cyclase/phosphodiesterase, with translation MSSSYSGWLVALSLAVAVLASFTALDLSGRIYLMTHRGMRHAWLAVGATAMGIGIWSMHFIGMLALSLSPSWSPLDSKATLQLGYDPAITAASLGIAITISWAALWLVASERFTRWRLGGAGVTLGIGIAAMHYSGMAAMKMDPAIRYDPVLFTASILIAIAAATAALWIARTLRDGSLRYVMAKRIAAAGVMGLAITAMHYTGMSAATFAAEAICGAANGVSSSWLVTTVSLFTFLILVTTLLVSRLDARTSFLASSVLQLNSQIARMATYDALTDLPNRRALHDAAARMLINSRRDQRRFAVLFMDLDGFKTINDSLGHNVGDDVLRAFAKRLRKNVNGDDVVARLGGDEFVVLLGSLSSPEVAGRVAQRLLDDMRDGLKVGDQSLHVMPSIGVALYPDDGDSIDLLLKHADTAMYEAKRAGRGIFRYFEPRMNAAAQRTWEIQQALHDAQSNQYFSLHFQPKYRGDTEALAGAEALLRLTHPTFGELQPVDFIPVAERTGQIVQIGYWVVRETCRHIREWDAAGLPPVKVAINLSPRQMAQSLLVENILEIVRDAGIACSRLMFEITETVAMSDAQHTIDVIRAFQDHGFEVAIDDFGTGYSSLAYLQRFRVKQLKMDRFFTNGLDTCGREGSAVVSAIIALAHSLDMDVVAEGVETPSQREALRTLDCDELQGFLLGKPLTSDAFARLLASLPGISGAPAMA, from the coding sequence ATGTCCAGTTCGTACAGTGGTTGGCTCGTTGCGCTATCGCTAGCAGTTGCCGTGCTGGCGTCGTTTACGGCGCTCGACCTTTCAGGTCGCATCTATCTCATGACCCACCGCGGCATGCGTCACGCGTGGCTCGCCGTGGGCGCGACCGCCATGGGCATCGGCATCTGGTCAATGCACTTCATCGGCATGCTTGCCCTGTCGCTCTCGCCGTCGTGGTCGCCCCTGGACTCGAAAGCCACGCTCCAGCTCGGCTATGACCCGGCCATCACGGCGGCCTCGCTCGGCATTGCCATCACGATCTCATGGGCCGCCCTCTGGCTCGTGGCGAGCGAGCGGTTCACGCGGTGGCGACTGGGCGGCGCGGGCGTGACCCTGGGTATCGGCATCGCCGCGATGCACTATTCGGGCATGGCGGCCATGAAAATGGACCCGGCCATCCGCTATGACCCGGTGCTCTTCACGGCATCGATCCTCATTGCCATCGCCGCGGCCACAGCGGCGCTCTGGATCGCGCGGACGTTGCGCGACGGCAGTCTGCGTTATGTCATGGCCAAGCGCATCGCCGCAGCGGGTGTGATGGGGCTTGCCATCACGGCGATGCATTACACCGGAATGTCGGCGGCGACCTTCGCGGCAGAGGCCATTTGCGGCGCGGCTAACGGCGTGAGCTCGTCGTGGCTGGTCACGACCGTGAGCCTCTTTACGTTCCTGATTCTGGTGACCACCCTGCTCGTCTCCCGCCTCGACGCCCGCACCAGTTTCCTTGCCAGTTCGGTCCTCCAACTCAACTCGCAGATCGCACGCATGGCGACCTACGATGCGCTGACCGATCTGCCCAACCGTCGCGCGTTGCATGACGCCGCAGCGCGCATGCTGATTAACTCGCGTCGTGACCAGCGACGGTTTGCCGTGCTGTTCATGGACCTGGACGGCTTCAAGACCATCAACGATTCGCTGGGCCACAACGTGGGCGACGATGTCCTGCGCGCGTTTGCCAAGCGCTTGCGCAAGAACGTGAACGGCGACGATGTGGTGGCGCGTCTCGGCGGCGACGAGTTCGTGGTGCTGCTCGGCTCCCTGTCGTCGCCGGAAGTCGCCGGCCGCGTGGCGCAGCGTCTGCTCGACGACATGCGCGACGGCCTCAAGGTCGGCGACCAGTCTCTGCACGTGATGCCGAGCATCGGCGTGGCACTGTATCCGGACGATGGCGACAGCATCGATTTGCTGCTAAAGCACGCCGATACCGCCATGTACGAAGCAAAGCGTGCCGGACGCGGCATCTTCCGCTACTTCGAGCCGCGCATGAATGCTGCGGCCCAGCGCACCTGGGAGATCCAGCAAGCGTTGCACGACGCGCAGAGCAACCAATACTTCTCGCTGCATTTCCAGCCGAAGTACCGGGGCGATACGGAGGCGCTCGCCGGCGCCGAAGCGCTGCTGCGCCTCACGCACCCGACCTTCGGCGAGTTGCAGCCGGTCGATTTCATTCCCGTGGCAGAGCGCACCGGCCAGATCGTGCAGATTGGTTATTGGGTGGTTCGGGAGACTTGCCGTCACATCCGGGAATGGGACGCCGCGGGCTTGCCGCCGGTCAAGGTCGCGATCAATCTTTCGCCCCGGCAGATGGCGCAATCGCTGCTGGTCGAGAACATTCTGGAAATCGTGCGCGATGCCGGTATCGCATGCTCCCGACTGATGTTCGAGATCACCGAGACCGTGGCGATGTCGGACGCACAGCACACGATCGACGTGATCCGCGCGTTCCAGGACCATGGCTTTGAAGTCGCCATCGACGACTTTGGCACGGGCTATTCGAGCCTGGCGTATTTGCAGCGCTTCCGTGTCAAGCAACTGAAGATGGACCGATTCTTCACCAACGGCCTGGACACCTGCGGGCGCGAAGGCAGCGCTGTCGTCTCCGCGATCATCGCACTGGCCCATTCGCTTGACATGGACGTGGTGGCCGAGGGCGTCGAGACGCCCTCACAACGCGAAGCGCTTCGGACGCTCGATTGCGATGAGTTGCAAGGCTTCCTGTTGGGCAAACCCCTCACGAGCGACGCCTTTGCCCGTCTGCTCGCTTCACTGCCGGGCATTTCCGGCGCCCCGGCGATGGCGTAA